The Caldisericia bacterium region TGACCACCCACTGTGGAGAGAAGTGCAAAGGTATATCTTGTAGCATCTGCTCCATACTTATCTAAAAGTTCCAGTGGATCTATAACATTTCCAAGAGTCTTACTCATCTTCTTTCCCCTCTCATCCCTTATAAGCCCATGGAGATACACATGTTTGAAAGGTTCCTCCTTCATAAAGTACATTCCAAACATTATCATCCTTGCCACCCAGAAAAAGAGTATGTCATAACCTGTGACAAGAAGGGATGTTGGGTAAAAGTATTCAAGATCCTTAGTCTTTTCAGGCCAGCCAAGAGTGGCAAAGGGCCAGAGTCCTGATGAAAACCATGTATCAAGAACATCTGGGTCTCTCTCAACCTCTCCACCACACTTTGGACATTTATCTATCTCTTCAATAGATGCTGTAACCTCTCCACACTCTTTGCAGTAATATATGGGTATTCTATGTCCCCACCATATCTGCCTTGATATACACCAATCTTTTATATTGGTAAGCCAATCTTCATAGACCTTCGCCCATCTCTCTGGTATTATTTTTACCTTACCCTCCTTTACAACCTTTAATCCCTCCTCGGCGAGTGGTTTCATCTTTATAAACCACTGCTTTGAAATCATTGGCTCAATGGCAGTCTTACATCTATCATGAATACCTATAGAGTGAACATAATCTTCAACCTTTACAAGATATCCCTTCTCTTTTAATTCCTCAACTATTCTCTCCCTCGCCTCCTCTCTTGTGAGTCCCTTAAATTTACCACCATTCTCATTTATAGTAGCATCCAAAGTAAAAATGTTTATCTTCGGAAGATTGTGTCTCTCACCCATCTCAAAATCGTTGGGATCATGGGCAGGGGTAATCTTAACAGCACCTGTTCCAAACTCTATATCCACCTTTTCATCAGCAATTATGGGTATTTTCCTCCCAACAAGTGGAAGTATAACAATCTTTCCAACATAATCCTTGTATCTTTCATCCTCTGGATTTACAGCAACTGCTGTATCTCCAAGCATGGTTTCAGGTCTTGTTGTGGCAACTACAATGCCACCATCTCCATCTTCAAAGGGATACCTTACATAGTAAAGCTTCGTCTTTTCCTCTTTGTACTCAACCTCAAGGTCAGAGAGAGCGGTATGGCATTTTGGGCACCAATTTATCATATACTCTCCCCTATATATTTTTCCATCATTGTATAACTTTACAAAGGCTTCAAGGACAGATCTCTGATAGGGTCTATCCATGGTAAATCTGTGTCTCTTCCAATCAGCTGCTATTCCAAGTCTCTTTTGTTGATTTACAATTCTATCTCCATACTTCTCCTTCCACTCCCACACCTTTTTAAGAAACTCCTCTCTACCAAGCTTATCCTTAGTAAGTCCCTTCTTCATCAACTCTCTCTCCACCATAAGCTGAGTTGCTATACCTGCATGGTCAACTCCAGGAAGCCAGAGAGTTTCAAATCCCTTCATTTTTTTGAACCTTATCATTATGTCCTGAATGGTAGAGTCAAAGGCATGGCCAAGATGAAGAGACCCAGTAACATTTGGTGGAGGCATGACAATGGTATAGGGTTTACGAGATTTATCTACCTTTGCATGGAAAAGATCTTCTCTTAACCAGAATTCATAAATCTCTTTTTCAATTTCGTGAGGCGTGTAAACAGATTTCAAGTCCATTAGAACTCCTCCTTAATTCTTCTCTTTTGAAAATTATACAATAAATTAATATTATCCAAAAGTAAATCAGATTTTCTTTATAAATTTAACCTCTCTCACACCTTCATTTGAATAGTCAGGAACATAAATTTCATTGTCTCTAACATGTGCAATAAACTCTTCCCCATCTATCTTAACCATGTAAGACCCAGAAGGTGGTAACAATTTTAACTCTTCTGTTTTCAATACCTTTT contains the following coding sequences:
- a CDS encoding valine--tRNA ligase — its product is MDLKSVYTPHEIEKEIYEFWLREDLFHAKVDKSRKPYTIVMPPPNVTGSLHLGHAFDSTIQDIMIRFKKMKGFETLWLPGVDHAGIATQLMVERELMKKGLTKDKLGREEFLKKVWEWKEKYGDRIVNQQKRLGIAADWKRHRFTMDRPYQRSVLEAFVKLYNDGKIYRGEYMINWCPKCHTALSDLEVEYKEEKTKLYYVRYPFEDGDGGIVVATTRPETMLGDTAVAVNPEDERYKDYVGKIVILPLVGRKIPIIADEKVDIEFGTGAVKITPAHDPNDFEMGERHNLPKINIFTLDATINENGGKFKGLTREEARERIVEELKEKGYLVKVEDYVHSIGIHDRCKTAIEPMISKQWFIKMKPLAEEGLKVVKEGKVKIIPERWAKVYEDWLTNIKDWCISRQIWWGHRIPIYYCKECGEVTASIEEIDKCPKCGGEVERDPDVLDTWFSSGLWPFATLGWPEKTKDLEYFYPTSLLVTGYDILFFWVARMIMFGMYFMKEEPFKHVYLHGLIRDERGKKMSKTLGNVIDPLELLDKYGADATRYTFALLSTVGGQDINFSEGRVKFARNFMNKIWNAGRFVINTLKDFAPESVSSPEFRREDIWILTRLSKISERANELIENYEFGEISNSLYEFFWHEFCDWYIEISKLRTDSTAKWVLFTVFSNSLKLLHPFIPFITEKLFKLLPVKEKSIMLSSYPEPDDFIRDENIEDEFNEFMEITRSIRNLKSILNIPVRKKEKVFIKFSNKKLEYWKRYIEHLSSSEIVSEEIGGLRRISDAVLGNEIYLYLNKDFPIEESIRKLKKSIEKLEKEIENLTSRLSNPNFRDKAPRNVVEESELKLKEDANTLKLLKKHLKELEG